A window from Nocardioides mesophilus encodes these proteins:
- a CDS encoding alkaline phosphatase PhoX encodes MNKHLIAGAAGCTFVALAALAAPAQAAGPFSFEPIPGSAYGQASDSWTEPYLVPDGYSQHLVADETVLDVFPGQDDLSDMNTVNETGPQAGRYLYRTHEVGANAAMVVVDLQTGDAKVLVQDPAWGRVDGIEWTPWGTLLFGEERDGGQVHEVFLDPKDPTRAVRVEARPQIGVMRHEGIGVGADGSVYVIDELNGGSIYKFEPTRRGDLSEGRLYALRLSGLSAAEQKWSPDTFKDKVGSFEWVALDQTLAAADGNAASDAVGATEFGRPEDVEIIGNVLYVANTSEDRVVAIDLGQKTLSTFVLPGLNVPAEDKSAGVTGFNNPDNLAEGPGGRLWIVEDNDFSDIWATRKDTDGDGAADGLDLFASLTDENAETSGIYFGKDPKTMFVNIQHPDKPLADGTWAITRR; translated from the coding sequence GTGAACAAGCACCTGATCGCCGGCGCTGCCGGCTGCACGTTCGTCGCGCTCGCCGCCCTCGCTGCTCCCGCGCAGGCGGCCGGACCGTTCTCCTTCGAGCCGATCCCGGGCTCGGCGTACGGCCAGGCGAGCGACTCCTGGACCGAGCCCTACCTCGTCCCGGACGGCTACAGCCAGCACCTGGTGGCCGACGAGACCGTCCTGGACGTCTTCCCGGGCCAGGACGACCTCAGCGACATGAACACCGTGAACGAGACCGGCCCGCAGGCCGGCCGCTACCTGTACCGCACCCACGAGGTCGGTGCCAACGCCGCCATGGTCGTGGTCGACCTGCAGACCGGCGACGCGAAGGTCCTCGTGCAGGACCCGGCGTGGGGTCGCGTGGACGGCATCGAGTGGACGCCGTGGGGCACGCTGCTCTTCGGCGAGGAGCGCGACGGCGGACAGGTCCACGAGGTCTTCCTGGACCCGAAGGACCCGACCCGCGCCGTCCGCGTCGAGGCGCGACCGCAGATCGGCGTGATGCGCCACGAGGGCATCGGCGTCGGCGCCGACGGTTCGGTCTACGTGATCGACGAGCTGAACGGCGGCTCGATCTACAAGTTCGAGCCCACCCGTCGCGGCGACCTCTCCGAGGGCCGGCTCTACGCCCTGCGGCTCAGCGGCCTCTCCGCGGCCGAGCAGAAGTGGTCCCCGGACACTTTCAAGGACAAGGTCGGCTCCTTCGAGTGGGTCGCGCTCGACCAGACGCTCGCCGCCGCCGACGGCAACGCGGCGTCGGACGCGGTCGGTGCCACGGAGTTCGGCCGCCCCGAGGACGTCGAGATCATCGGCAACGTCCTCTACGTCGCCAACACCAGCGAGGACCGGGTGGTCGCGATCGACCTGGGCCAGAAGACCCTGAGCACCTTCGTGCTCCCCGGCCTGAACGTCCCGGCCGAGGACAAGTCCGCCGGAGTGACCGGCTTCAACAACCCCGACAACCTGGCCGAGGGCCCCGGTGGTCGTCTCTGGATCGTCGAGGACAACGACTTCAGCGACATCTGGGCGACCCGCAAGGACACCGACGGTGACGGTGCCGCCGACGGGCTGGACCTCTTCGCCTCGCTGACGGACGAGAACGCGGAGACCTCGGGCATCTACTTCGGGAAGGACCCGAAGACGATGTTCGTCAACATCCAGCACCCCGACAAGCCGCTGGCCGACGGCACCTGGGCGATCACCCGCCGCTGA
- a CDS encoding TerC family protein → MILAAQAQPTLDSIGTPLLWAASIAGVLVLLALDFLITRRPHAVSMREAVGWSLFYVALPLAFAVYVWNGYGSERGLEYLTGYLVEKSLSVDNLFVFMLLLGAFAVPKVLQQRVLLYGIIGALVLRGIFIALGAAALSRFDFMFLLFGLVLVATAVKILRDTRAGTGHEVDVDKIRSVRFLRRFMPVTDAYDGPRLLGRVDGRRAATPFALVVVAVLATDIVFAVDSVPAVYGITSDPYLVFVTNAFALLGLRALYFVLEGALSKLVHLGYGLAVILAFIGGKLALHWAHLRWEQVPEIPTLMSLAVIVVVLVLTTVSSLVAGKRAETRSEEDRVPETQDESARLSGG, encoded by the coding sequence GTGATCCTGGCCGCGCAAGCCCAGCCCACCCTCGACTCGATCGGCACTCCCCTGCTCTGGGCCGCCTCCATCGCCGGGGTGCTCGTCCTGCTCGCCCTCGACTTCCTCATCACCCGGCGCCCGCACGCGGTGTCGATGCGGGAGGCCGTCGGCTGGTCGTTGTTCTACGTCGCCCTGCCGCTGGCCTTCGCCGTCTACGTGTGGAACGGCTACGGGTCCGAACGAGGTTTGGAGTACCTCACCGGCTACCTGGTGGAGAAGTCCCTCAGCGTGGACAACCTCTTCGTGTTCATGCTGCTGCTCGGCGCCTTCGCGGTGCCCAAGGTGCTCCAGCAGCGGGTGCTGCTCTACGGCATCATCGGCGCGCTCGTCCTGCGGGGCATCTTCATCGCCCTCGGCGCCGCAGCGCTGTCCCGCTTCGACTTCATGTTCCTGCTGTTCGGTCTGGTGCTGGTCGCGACCGCGGTGAAGATCCTGCGCGACACCCGCGCCGGCACCGGCCACGAGGTCGACGTCGACAAGATCCGCAGCGTGCGGTTCCTCCGCCGGTTCATGCCCGTGACCGACGCGTACGACGGTCCCCGGCTGCTCGGCCGGGTCGACGGCCGGAGGGCGGCGACGCCGTTCGCCCTGGTGGTCGTCGCGGTGCTCGCCACCGACATCGTGTTCGCCGTCGACTCGGTCCCGGCCGTCTACGGCATCACCAGCGACCCCTACCTCGTCTTCGTCACCAACGCCTTCGCCCTGCTCGGCCTGCGAGCGCTGTACTTCGTGCTGGAGGGCGCCCTGTCCAAGCTGGTGCACCTCGGCTACGGGCTCGCGGTGATCCTTGCCTTCATCGGCGGCAAGCTCGCCCTGCACTGGGCGCACCTGCGGTGGGAGCAGGTCCCGGAGATCCCGACGCTGATGTCGCTGGCCGTGATCGTCGTGGTGCTGGTCCTGACCACGGTGAGCAGCCTGGTGGCCGGCAAGCGCGCCGAGACCCGGTCCGAGGAGGACCGGGTCCCGGAGACGCAGGATGAGTCGGCTCGGCTCAGCGGCGGGTGA
- a CDS encoding O-methyltransferase, producing the protein MSAPPELPEIVSRAFDVSRTRGYVSFCRNETGRLLATLAATRSGTLAEFGTGCGVGTAWLRSGVRDDARIISAELDPRLAEAAGEIFEADDQVEVLSADWSTMRDHGPFSLLFLDAREPKNAGADTIIDLVEPGGVVVLDDFTPCSSWPPVYEGRVDVLREQWLTDERFTTVEVMVAPDASVLIATKR; encoded by the coding sequence ATGAGCGCACCCCCGGAGCTGCCCGAGATCGTCTCGCGGGCGTTCGACGTCTCCCGCACCCGAGGCTACGTGTCCTTCTGCCGCAACGAGACCGGACGCCTGCTGGCCACGCTGGCAGCCACCCGGTCGGGCACGCTGGCCGAGTTCGGCACCGGCTGCGGCGTGGGGACGGCGTGGCTGCGCAGCGGGGTCCGCGACGACGCGCGGATCATCAGCGCCGAGCTGGACCCGCGGCTCGCGGAGGCCGCGGGCGAGATCTTCGAGGCCGACGACCAGGTGGAGGTGCTCTCCGCCGACTGGTCCACGATGCGCGACCACGGTCCGTTCTCACTGCTCTTCCTCGACGCGCGGGAGCCCAAGAACGCCGGCGCGGACACGATCATCGACCTCGTCGAGCCCGGCGGCGTCGTGGTCCTGGACGACTTCACCCCCTGCTCCTCGTGGCCGCCGGTCTACGAGGGCCGCGTCGACGTGCTGCGCGAGCAGTGGCTGACCGACGAGCGGTTCACCACCGTCGAGGTGATGGTGGCCCCCGACGCCTCGGTGCTGATCGCCACCAAGCGCTGA